Within Deinococcus budaensis, the genomic segment TGCCCACACTGCGGGAGGCGGGCGTGACCGTCTCTCGGGACCTTCAGCCCAGCCCCGGCGGGCGCGACATGGCGTTCGTACTCGACCCCGACGGGCGACAGGTGGAACTGTTGGAGCAAGGCCCGTAGCGGGTGACCTGTGGCGGGTGGAAAAAGAGAAAAAGAGGAGGTGGGAGACGCATGGAACGTCTCCCACCTCGGCTAAGCGCCGCGCGCCCCTATGGCCCCTCGGTGTAGACGCGGCTGGAGTAGTAGTACTTGTCCAGCAGCAGTTTGCCCAGCGCCACGGCGGGCACGGCCAGCAACGCGCCGGTAAAGCCCAGCAGCGCCACGCCCACCAGGATGGCGAGCAGCACCGTGACCGGGTGCAGGTCGGTGGTGCGGCCCAGCACGTAGGGACTGAGCAGGTTGCTCTCGATCTGGTTGGCCGCCACGAACACCACCACGACCAGCACCATCGGCACCCAGCCGCCGGGCAGCGCCAGCAGCAGCGCGGGCGTCGCGCCGATGATCGGTCCCAGGTACGGCACGATGTTGAAGGCTCCCGCCAGAAAGCCGATGGCGGCCGCACTCGGAATGCCGATCAGGGTGAGGCCCAAAAAGACGAACATGCCGATAAACAGCGCGATCACCAGCTGTCCACGCACGTAGCCGCCCACCGCCGTGCCGACCAGGGTGCTCAGCTCCAGCACGCGCGGCTGCCAGGGACGCGGAAAGGCCCGCAGCAGCGAGGTGTTCACCCGGCTGTAGTCCAGCATCAGGTACACGCTCAGCAGCAAGATCAAGAGAATCTGCCCCACGACCCCGCCGATGGACACCAGCCGGGTAAAGATGGTTCCAGTGGAACTCAGGGCGTTTTGCAGGATCGGGATGATGTTGGTGCCCAGGTTGCGCAGGTAGGTCTGGGCCGCTTCCGTCAGCCGCTCGCGGGCGTTGTCCAGCCCGGTCACGCCCCGCTCCTGCAACCAGCCCCCCAGGCGGTCGAGCAGCTCGCCCAGCCGCCCCACCTGCTCGGGCAGGCTTTGCAGCAGCTCGATCAGCTGCGCGGCCACCGTGACGAGCAAAGCGCCCGCCAGCGTGAAGATGCCGATAAACGCCAGCAGCACGAAAAACACGCCCAGGCCACGCTTGACCCGCCCGCGCTCCAGCCAGTTGAGCAGCGGGTTGGCGAGGTAAGCGATCAGGTACGCCACCGCCGCCGCCACGACCACCGTCCGCACCTCCGCCAGAAAGCGGTAGGCCAGGTAAAAGGCCAGCAGGAAGGCGGCCGCCCGGACCCAGGGACTGCGCCAGACGTACTGAAAGGCGTTGGGAGCTTTCGGGGGGGAAATCACCCGTGCATGATACGGAGCCGGGCGCGGGCGCAGCGGCATGGCCCCCCGGCAGGGACCCCCGCCCTTGCTTTTGCGCCCCGCCCTGTTCAGCGCCCGCGCCCCTGCTACAGTGGGGCCATGACGCCCGTGTGTTGCCTTCCCCTGCGGTAAGCAGCGCGCCCCCGCCCTGCCGCCGCGCCCCCTTTCCAAGTGGCGCGGCGGCTTTCTTGTTTCCTGCCCGGCTTGTTTCCTGCCCGGTTCCTTCCTCCCCCCGAACGTTTCAGGAGTCCCCATGACGCAGCCTCCCGCCGACCCCGCCCGCACGCCCGACCCGGGCATCCTGCTGTACGACACCCTCCAGCGCCAGAAGGTCCGCTTCGTGCCCACGGTGCCCGGAAAGGTGGGCATGTACCTGTGCGGGCCGACCGTGTACTCGGACGCGCACCTCGGGCACGCCAAGAAGGAGGTCGCCTTCGACGTGATTCGCCGCGCGCTGCTGCATTTCGGCTATCAGGTGCGTTACGTGACCAACGTGACCGACGTGGGCCACCTGCAAAACGACGCCGACGAGGGCGAGGACAAGTTGCAGGCCCGCGCCCGGCTGGAACAGCTCGAACCCATGGAGGTGGCCGACAAGTATTTCTGGTCCTTCGTGCGCGATATGGACGCCCTGAACGTCCTGAAGCCCTCCATCAACCCCCGCGCGACCGGGCACATCCCCGAACAGATCGCCCTCATCGAGGAACTGATCGAGAAGGGCCACGCCTACGAGTCGGCGGGCAGCGTGTATTTCGACGTGCGCTCGTGGCCCGAGTACGGCAAGCTCTCGGGCCGCAAGCTCGACGACCAGGAAGAAGGCACCCGCGAGGCCGTGCGCGAGGAAAAGCGTGACCCGCGCGACTTCGCCCTCTGGAAGCGGGCCGAACCCGAACACCTGATGCGCTGGGAGTCGCCCTGGAGCGTGGGCTTTCCAGGCTGGCACATCGAATGCAGCGCGATGAGCCTCAAGTACCTGGGCGAGGGCTTCGACATCCACGGCGGCGGCCTCGACCTCCAGTTCCCGCACCACGAGGCCGAGATCGCGCAGTCGGAGGCGGCGGGGCACCCCTTCGCCCGCTACTGGATGCACAACAACATGCTGACCATCGGCGGCGAGAAGATGTCCAAGAGCAAGGGCAACTTCACGACCATCCGCGACCTCCTGGAACACCACGACCCGATGGTGGTGCGCTTCTTGCTGGTGGGCAGCCACTACCGGTCGGTCACCGAGTTCTCGGAGGAAGCCTTTCAGAGCGCCCGCAGCGGCTACCGCCGCCTGACCGAGGCGCTGCATGAAGTCGAGCGCCGCCTGCCCACGGCTCCTGACCGCGACGACCCGGCGCTGCGGGAAAAGATCGCCGCGCACGTCCGCGAGTTCGAGGACGCCCTGCGCGACGACTTCAACACGCCCCGGGCGGTGGCGGCCCTTTTCGGCATGACGACCGACGTGAACGCGGCGCTGGGCGGCGGCCCGGTCGGGCGGGAGGCGCTGGCAGCGGCGCAGCGGGCCTACCGCACGCTGGGCGGGGACGTGCTGGGCCTCTTCGCGGAGGGCGGCGCCCGGCAGGACGATGAGGGCGAGGTCGTAGACGCGCTGATGGACCTGGTCCTGAGGGCCAGGCAGAACTACCGCCTGCAAAAGCAGTACGCCGAGGCCGACGAGTTGCGCGCCACACTGACCCGCGTGGGCGTGACCGTCGAGGACACCAAAGACGGGCCGCGCTGGCGGAGGTAGAGCGGGTCACCAGTCACCAGTGACCCGTCGCCAGGAAAACAGAACTTTGTGCCTGGGCTGAGGCCTTCCTCACCGGCGACTGGCGACTGGTCACTTCCCCGGCGCTACACTTCCTCCATGCTCCCCCTCGTCAAGCAGGTGCTCGACAACTTCAACTTCGACGTGGACCCGGACCTCTCCGACGGGGAAAACGTCGAGGAGGTCATCAAGAGCGCGGCGCTGCTGTCGGGCGCGATCGCGGTCGAGCCGATTCCCTTCGCGGACATGCTGCTGATCACCCCGGTGCAGGCCAAGATGGTGCTGCATATCGGCAAGATCTACGGCTTCGAGATCACGCCCGAGCGCTCGCGCGAGATCGCGCAGGAACTCGGCGCCACCGTCGCCTACGGCCTGCTGGCCCGGCAGGTCATGCGCGGCCTCGCCAAGATCGCCCTCCCGGTGATCGGCGGGTTGATCACCGCGCCCGCCGTGTACGGCTGGACCTTCGCGCTTGGCCGGGTCGCGCAAAATTACTTCGAGCGCAAACGCCAGGGCCTGCCGGCCACCCGGCGCGAGC encodes:
- the cysS gene encoding cysteine--tRNA ligase encodes the protein MTQPPADPARTPDPGILLYDTLQRQKVRFVPTVPGKVGMYLCGPTVYSDAHLGHAKKEVAFDVIRRALLHFGYQVRYVTNVTDVGHLQNDADEGEDKLQARARLEQLEPMEVADKYFWSFVRDMDALNVLKPSINPRATGHIPEQIALIEELIEKGHAYESAGSVYFDVRSWPEYGKLSGRKLDDQEEGTREAVREEKRDPRDFALWKRAEPEHLMRWESPWSVGFPGWHIECSAMSLKYLGEGFDIHGGGLDLQFPHHEAEIAQSEAAGHPFARYWMHNNMLTIGGEKMSKSKGNFTTIRDLLEHHDPMVVRFLLVGSHYRSVTEFSEEAFQSARSGYRRLTEALHEVERRLPTAPDRDDPALREKIAAHVREFEDALRDDFNTPRAVAALFGMTTDVNAALGGGPVGREALAAAQRAYRTLGGDVLGLFAEGGARQDDEGEVVDALMDLVLRARQNYRLQKQYAEADELRATLTRVGVTVEDTKDGPRWRR
- a CDS encoding YcjF family protein, coding for MLPLVKQVLDNFNFDVDPDLSDGENVEEVIKSAALLSGAIAVEPIPFADMLLITPVQAKMVLHIGKIYGFEITPERSREIAQELGATVAYGLLARQVMRGLAKIALPVIGGLITAPAVYGWTFALGRVAQNYFERKRQGLPATRREQVKVIQEAKAQTRRVLPSAQDFSDLASELRRRADEKGKGGGGPRDLN
- a CDS encoding AI-2E family transporter, which produces MISPPKAPNAFQYVWRSPWVRAAAFLLAFYLAYRFLAEVRTVVVAAAVAYLIAYLANPLLNWLERGRVKRGLGVFFVLLAFIGIFTLAGALLVTVAAQLIELLQSLPEQVGRLGELLDRLGGWLQERGVTGLDNARERLTEAAQTYLRNLGTNIIPILQNALSSTGTIFTRLVSIGGVVGQILLILLLSVYLMLDYSRVNTSLLRAFPRPWQPRVLELSTLVGTAVGGYVRGQLVIALFIGMFVFLGLTLIGIPSAAAIGFLAGAFNIVPYLGPIIGATPALLLALPGGWVPMVLVVVVFVAANQIESNLLSPYVLGRTTDLHPVTVLLAILVGVALLGFTGALLAVPAVALGKLLLDKYYYSSRVYTEGP